In Plasmodium falciparum 3D7 genome assembly, chromosome: 6, the genomic window tttttaatattattcttgATACATTTGTGACTATCCCCATCATCACAAGCAACATCacgaatattattattatcatcattattatcatcatcatcatcatcaccaTCATGATTAATgtgatttttattttttttgttatttttgttcatgtgctcttccatttttttacctttagttttatttttttcatcttctttttgttttttcttcttttttttcttatccgctttattattattttctttatttttcattttcccTTTGAGCTCTGTTTTTGCACTACACTCTGGAGATAGTATATGGGGTTGTTGTTCTTCTTTGTCGTTAATTTTTGGAGAGTATGTATATTCCTTTtcgttaataatatattcttttgaaatatttttattattctttgaGAGGTTTAAAAGCATGGTTGTTTTGGATTCGTCTGAGTTATTTGTGTTTATAAGGGTACTACTAATAAGACAATTACTTGAATTAATTTTTCCTTTGTTATCTATTTTTTCCACTACATTTTTTGGAATCATAGAATGATGATCATCTGCTCCATGTATATGATTATTGAGAAAATTATCATGGTTTATATTACGACGATtaagattattattattattattattatcatcttgaTTATTACTACTTTTGTTTTGTCCCTGCGGAGcacaattaataatattattattattaacaatattattactattgttgttgttattattattatcttcattattgttgttatattTATCGATGTTGTCCTTTTCATTAATACAATTTATATTAGTTTGAAATCCTTTCTTTTTGTCATCCGTATCAGCAACTTCACAATTACACATTATATAATGGTCCATATTACTAGaaacattttgtatattactATCGCTAATAATTAAATTGTAATTTATCTGGTGGTTgcctttattattatatatattattatttatattatgatcaCCATTTTTTTCTACAGTACAAGGAGATACCAAATTGTTGTTAAGAGACTCATTAGAAGAAGCCTTGATATTAGATGATACCATACAACTTGGAtccttcttattatatattatattattttcaattactatattatttattatattatgatctTCCATATTACATGCACAATTTCCATTTGGTTGTTTGTGAtacttttttcttaaattaaaaaggaaTTTTAGAAATCCAAATATAAGTGCATgcaataaattatttatactcATTTTGCTAAAAGGAATAATAGCTAGTTTGTTTAAtccatttttatgtttatctatttcgttttttaaaatagatgaattatttacaattttttcattatttaatacattaaatacagtgaaatttttaaattttaataattcctTATGTTcatctataaatataattttaaatatacatttatcactataataatgaaatatattcttattatcaaatatatataaactatcTTTAGTTAAAccatatgttattatatttttactatttacatataaaaatccataattatttttatatacaatattattatgatatacatctaataataaatatgacaTAATTTCTTCATgatgttttttttctaaatctTTATTTATACTCTTCAtcttatgtattattttatctaattcattaaaaaattcattcttatcaataattattttatcacTCTTTTTAtctgaataaatatattttagcattttcttttttaatcgTCTTATTTCATTAAATTGTGATGAACAACAttgattattttcattacaaCATTGTTCTTTTAAGTTACCACAACaacaattatttattttctctttATTCTCGTTACAAtaatcatcatttatattattctgttgatttatcatatattgtTGGTTATTCTTCGATGTCTGAATATAACTTGATGTCTCTACAAGGTTATTACTTTTCTTTTCATCTTTGTAATAACAATGTTCCTTATCTAAAGTGTTAGGATCGTTTGTTTGGATTCCTAGACTTTTTCTGTTTAGCTCGCTTAATTTGTTTAAGTGCACTAAATTGTTGAGTATGTTATTCTCTCCCGCAAAGTTAATATTGTtactaatatttatattattattattattattgttaatattgttaatattgttaatattattattgttagtgtttatattattattagcaAAATGACACATATTActtgttaatatattattcgaTACTATACCTATAcccttattattatcattcgATATACCCATATCCTTTTTTCCTACCCTTAACATATGATCATACATACAATTATCACCAtttgtaaataaattaaaattatatttttctttatcatctAATTTATCAACACAATCTTCATTCTGAtctattttataattcaaTGAATCAAAAAACTTTTCTATCAACTGATTTCTTAAATAACATAATTTCTTATTGCTCTTTGTACATTTTGATGTATCATTATTGTAgcacttttttttcttctttatactACAATTGttttcatcttttaaatcattttctttaCCATTCTTTTCTCCGTTCTTATCAAACTCGTCAAAATAAACACTACTACGGTTTCTATAAAAAGGATTGTTCATGTTACTATTAACATTATTGTTTAAGTTACTATTAACATTATTGTTTAAgttactattaatattattgtttaagttactattaatattattgttcatGTTATTATTCATGTTACCATTCATGTCattcttattattgtttATGCTGAAAAATTCTATGTCATCTCCAGCATCCCTTATGTACTTCCCTTCACACaggtttttaatataatcatCGTCAtactcattttttattttattttttccacaCTTTTTATTTGGACTATCAATGGATAAGTTAAATgggttatcattattatggtCATCATCGTCGTCATCGTCAtcgtcatcatcatcatcatcgtcatcttcatcatcatcatcatcgtcatcttcatcatcatcttcatcatcatcctcTTCATCctcttcatcttcatcatcttcattttcttcctTAATTTTATCCTTCCTCTTACACTTTGAATCACCCCTCTCGTCCGTTCCCATATCCTCAGTCGACAACATATCATTTCTCTTAACCTTCCTTATCAAGCTTCCCTTATACACGACACCAAAACCACCTTTTGATAAGTAAGAACTTATTTtgatattatcataatgtattaataaagaGTCgcttatatataaagaacatATATTCGTATTtgtcataaaaataattttggaAATGTTAGTAAagacatttttatttcttaaagGATAATAcaatttaattcttttaactATAACATCATTTTCTCCTAAATGAATTAAAGGGAAATTTAACAtcctttctttttctaagctccttctatatattttaatatttgtattttctttGGTtctaaaaatgtttttttcttcatcatatataacattttcattattaaaacaattttctttataataagaagaactattattgttatttatatcatctaCATTATTCGATGGAACTTCAGCAGAATctctctttttcttttcactATCCgaaatatttacattatgTACAtcaacataaatattttttttgcattcattatttttatcattatccattatatctataatgctattactatttttcatttttttatttaatattataatattatctttattttttttttcattcaaaatatttacaGGAATATGTGAATGTCCATTTGCATGTACTTGTACATGTACATGTTCTCTGGTAAATATAGAACTATTGTTACTATTATTTCCTTTAATCAAGTTATCATTACATTCAACACATACATTTTTTTGGTTCATTTTAAATAAGGAGTCTTTATTCATAtctttgttatttttatagtcTTCCATATTCTTTTCATCACTTGTAATTCTCATACATTtctttatgtatttatgattattatctttatccTCGATATGTTCTTTTCTGACATGAGGGTTGTTCCTTAATCCATTGTTTGGGTCTCCAAAAATGTCATTATGTATATAGGTTTTATAATAAGCACTGAAATTATTCAAactatttatatgatttatactatttatatgatttatactatttatatgatttatactatttatatgattcacactatttatattattcacactatttatattattcacactatttatattatttacaccatttatattatttacaccatttatattatttacaccatttatattatttacaccatttatattatttacaccatttatattattcacaccatttatattattcagaccattcatattattgttGTCCTTTTGGTATATCACATttgttattaaattatttttggAATGATGATCTGTGGAGTTATATGATACCTCCTGTTTATTATgttcttcatatatatcatcttcTTTAATTCCTTTAATATCTTgtctatataaatattttgttgagttcacattattattaggTCCATTGGGGttgaaattattattaatactattGCTTTGGTATATATTCATGTTTCTATTTGATTCGtctttatattctttataagaggatattttttcatattgttcttgttcatattttttcatttttctatCCATAAGATCTTCAAGAGGTCGATGCGCtagatatttattttttgcttCGTTTATCATAAGACTGTTTCGGTCATTtacaagaaaatatttttttacaccggcgtttattatatttgtttcgTTATTTgttctattattattgttattaatagctaatgtatttaaataatgaccCTTCAGATTGTtgtaatttaaattattattattgtttatattattattcattgtgttattattaaagttcatattattattataatcaatgCTCATATGACTTGCTTTTCTTTCTAAATAATTGAAATATTTGTCTTCTTGATCTaatccttttcttttttcaaaaattatttctgaattttttttttcatcaaatatatttacgaatgttattttattatttatattatttatattgtttatattgtttatattgtttatattatttatattattattatgtatatcttCTTTTCTCTTCATTAATAGttcttgttctttttttttatttttttcagaaAAACCATATATATGATCGTAGTGGTTCATATTATTGTGTGTCATATTTTGATTGGGTCTGATATTATTAGTGctggatatatttttatatttgtctaaatcttttaaatgaagaagatatttttcttctttttcgtAATCTGTTTTTTCTctcttaatattatatatcttatttcTAATTTCCATAAAATTATCTAATATGacgtttttattatttttactatcGTTCATaggtatattattactattactattattattattattattattattattattgttgttgttgttgttgttgtttatGAGCTTTTCGCCTATAAGATTTTTTATAGAGTGTACCCCTTGAGCGTTACTAAAAGGGTTTATTTTATTGGATAAGAAAATATTCtttctattaatattattattattattattgttgctgttattgtttatattaattatctTATGATCATTCAAACCACAAGTTAGATATTTAccaatattattactaataaaattattagtagtactattatttttatttatattattattttcgatattattcatacaattattatttcttatatttgcTTTTAAACCAGATTTGATCTCTTTATTAGAAATGAACACGTTAGAATTATGATCACCAACAAATTGATCAATTTCAAGGTTTTCTAAAAGCTTAATATGACTAGCATAATATTTATCGTTCTTATAATCATggatattttcattattacaaCTTTTAAAACTTAAGGTTCttgtatatgtattaatattattattattttcattaaacaataaattattatttatatatacaagatTAAAATTCTTATCTTCTTCAATGGGgcttttcttattatttaaatactCGTTATTAAATTCgtgattttttattattttattattatttcctaATGGGTTCATAAGTAAACTaatattactactactactactactactactactactattattattactattactcttactcttattatttaatatgttgATATTCTCACgatgtgtattatataataacttattatttattgtgctactttttaataatatattgttattattactaatgCTACTATTAgggttattattaatattatctatattactattattacttatataataataattattatgtatattattatgtatactattatgtatattttttgaaatattattatttttattattattattattattattattcatatcaaCATCATTTTTTGGAATCTTAAATGGATTCtccattaaaaaaaaaaatgtattttatactactatatatatatatatatatatataatatatccttgagcatatattaatatatacttatacatataaatatatatcacaacaatttgttaatattctttataataattattattattttttttttttttttatatatttaattaattatttaattatttattatttttattatttttatttttatattttttttttttttttttttattaccatttcatatatataataacacattaaaatatatattcgtATGATAATTTCTATATGTTagaaataaaatgtaaaattaaaaataaaaaaaaaaaaaaacacacatataaatatatatatatatatatatatatatatataacacctatatatgtatattcctatatatataaataaatatattttaatattaaatttttttatgtaactAAATCAACaagaaaaattttttaattattttaattacaatattattacatataaaacaacatatacacaaaaaaaaaaaaaaaaaaaattaaaaattaaaatatattaaaataaacaaaacataataaaataaaattataaattataaattataaattataatataagaaatatttctatttaacatatattatatatttacaacaGATACGTTAatgatattaattatatttatctaacatatatatatatatatatatataaaaacaagttaaattaaaaaaaaaagtatacacACTTCTTAATGTCAacacattaatatatatataaataaataaataaataaataaatatatatatatatatatatatatatatatatatatatatatatatatattataaaaaaatataaatgtctTTTTAAGCATCTATATGTGTATtatgaaagaaataatattacatctatacacatatatattgtgtatatttaatattatacttattcctttaattaatttgtatttctaagaatatatataaatatatatatgataatattatacataaacatataaaatatataaataatatatatttttttaataaacaatatataaaaacaatatatctttttttttaatgtgaTACGtcaaacatatttataataactataaaaaaaaaaaaaaaaaaaacttaaataaaaacaattatttagtatttttaattataataaatattatcacaataaaaaaaaatatatattaaatatatatatatatatatatatatatatatatataaatgtattcaaaattatagcactaaataaatatatatatatatattaaaaactaAACATTGAAAAATAgctatataataaataaccaGAAAATACTTTATACTtacatctatatatatacatatattaaaatataaagtaaatgttattaatataatacaatacaATGGTTTAtaaactattattatatataatatataattttttttttttttttttaatatataaaaatataaatatatatattttatatatatatattattatataatattaaaaaagaataaacaCTTATTCATCCCaccactttttttttttttttttcgtttcatatatattaaaaaaaaaaacaatattttattattttttttcttctcaattgaaatatactttttttcaaaataaaataacaaaattttaTTACAAGAAACTAAAGCAAAATTTaaacttataaaaaaaatatatcaatatcgaaaaaaattaatttttcttatatagaattaaaaatactgtttcaaaaaataaaaattgaattattcataaaataaatgatatcaTCATTAgaagttataaaaaatatat contains:
- a CDS encoding tyrosine kinase-like protein, putative, with protein sequence MENPFKIPKNDVDMNNNNNNNNKNNNISKNIHNSIHNNIHNNYYYISNNSNIDNINNNPNSSISNNNNILLKSSTINNKLLYNTHRENINILNNKSKSNSNNNSSSSSSSSSSNISLLMNPLGNNNKIIKNHEFNNEYLNNKKSPIEEDKNFNLVYINNNLLFNENNNNINTYTRTLSFKSCNNENIHDYKNDKYYASHIKLLENLEIDQFVGDHNSNVFISNKEIKSGLKANIRNNNCMNNIENNNINKNNSTTNNFISNNIGKYLTCGLNDHKIININNNSNNNNNNNINRKNIFLSNKINPFSNAQGVHSIKNLIGEKLINNNNNNNNNNNNNNNNNSNSNNIPMNDSKNNKNVILDNFMEIRNKIYNIKREKTDYEKEEKYLLHLKDLDKYKNISSTNNIRPNQNMTHNNMNHYDHIYGFSEKNKKKEQELLMKRKEDIHNNNINNINNINNINNINNINNKITFVNIFDEKKNSEIIFEKRKGLDQEDKYFNYLERKASHMSIDYNNNMNFNNNTMNNNINNNNNLNYNNLKGHYLNTLAINNNNNRTNNETNIINAGVKKYFLVNDRNSLMINEAKNKYLAHRPLEDLMDRKMKKYEQEQYEKISSYKEYKDESNRNMNIYQSNSINNNFNPNGPNNNVNSTKYLYRQDIKGIKEDDIYEEHNKQEVSYNSTDHHSKNNLITNVIYQKDNNNMNGLNNINGVNNINGVNNINGVNNINGVNNINGVNNINGVNNINSVNNINSVNNINSVNHINSINHINSINHINSINHINSLNNFSAYYKTYIHNDIFGDPNNGLRNNPHVRKEHIEDKDNNHKYIKKCMRITSDEKNMEDYKNNKDMNKDSLFKMNQKNVCVECNDNLIKGNNSNNSSIFTREHVHVQVHANGHSHIPVNILNEKKNKDNIIILNKKMKNSNSIIDIMDNDKNNECKKNIYVDVHNVNISDSEKKKRDSAEVPSNNVDDINNNNSSSYYKENCFNNENVIYDEEKNIFRTKENTNIKIYRRSLEKERMLNFPLIHLGENDVIVKRIKLYYPLRNKNVFTNISKIIFMTNTNICSLYISDSLLIHYDNIKISSYLSKGGFGVVYKGSLIRKVKRNDMLSTEDMGTDERGDSKCKRKDKIKEENEDDEDEEDEEDDDEDDDEDDDDDDDEDDDDDDDDDDDDDDDDHNNDNPFNLSIDSPNKKCGKNKIKNEYDDDYIKNLCEGKYIRDAGDDIEFFSINNNKNDMNGNMNNNMNNNINSNLNNNINSNLNNNVNSNLNNNVNSNMNNPFYRNRSSVYFDEFDKNGEKNGKENDLKDENNCSIKKKKKCYNNDTSKCTKSNKKLCYLRNQLIEKFFDSLNYKIDQNEDCVDKLDDKEKYNFNLFTNGDNCMYDHMLRVGKKDMGISNDNNKGIGIVSNNILTSNMCHFANNNINTNNNNINNINNINNNNNNNINISNNINFAGENNILNNLVHLNKLSELNRKSLGIQTNDPNTLDKEHCYYKDEKKSNNLVETSSYIQTSKNNQQYMINQQNNINDDYCNENKEKINNCCCGNLKEQCCNENNQCCSSQFNEIRRLKKKMLKYIYSDKKSDKIIIDKNEFFNELDKIIHKMKSINKDLEKKHHEEIMSYLLLDVYHNNIVYKNNYGFLYVNSKNIITYGLTKDSLYIFDNKNIFHYYSDKCIFKIIFIDEHKELLKFKNFTVFNVLNNEKIVNNSSILKNEIDKHKNGLNKLAIIPFSKMSINNLLHALIFGFLKFLFNLRKKYHKQPNGNCACNMEDHNIINNIVIENNIIYNKKDPSCMVSSNIKASSNESLNNNLVSPCTVEKNGDHNINNNIYNNKGNHQINYNLIISDSNIQNVSSNMDHYIMCNCEVADTDDKKKGFQTNINCINEKDNIDKYNNNNEDNNNNNNNSNNIVNNNNIINCAPQGQNKSSNNQDDNNNNNNNLNRRNINHDNFLNNHIHGADDHHSMIPKNVVEKIDNKGKINSSNCLISSTLINTNNSDESKTTMLLNLSKNNKNISKEYIINEKEYTYSPKINDKEEQQPHILSPECSAKTELKGKMKNKENNNKADKKKKKKKQKEDEKNKTKGKKMEEHMNKNNKKNKNHINHDGDDDDDDNNDDNNNIRDVACDDGDSHKCIKNNIKKSIKKQETKENKNNNKFDDNHSTTHHDSEEIIYMKTPVAIKIHDLKDSKNLKNFLREIEIYKNIQRPNICTFYGICIKSNKLMLLLEYYAKGNLFNFLKNKNKIHKKQRLEWAIQISCIVHELHAHNPPIINGDIKTSNILIDDDMNLVMCDFGKARFKNTKLYSNFGSYRYMAPETFSCTTEVTEKIDIWSAACCIVEIFSSKYPYYNLTKNVKIRHELLVNKKTPHIPNFLPNSIKKCLQKCFSFQPEDRPTAYEMYKSLKKIKVVE